In Nicotiana tabacum cultivar K326 chromosome 17, ASM71507v2, whole genome shotgun sequence, one DNA window encodes the following:
- the LOC107784210 gene encoding putative methyltransferase TCM_000336 yields MDVEKVFHMTGGVGETSYSRNSSLQKKASDMVKHIILETVEEVYLATKPKSIGIADLGCSSGPNTLSNLKDILDKIESSCRKKLEQPAPEFRVFLNDLPTNDFNAIFQALPEFHQLLKQKRNGHENGGTSNIYIAAYPGSFYGRLFPDHCLHFIYSSYSLHWLSRVPPGLYDEQGNSLNKNSIYISEHSPSEVSKAYFNQFEEDLSLFLHSRSDELVSGGKMVLILLGREGFNHVDRGNAFFWKILYQALKNLTSKGEVEKEKLESYDVHFYAPCKEEIEAAVKVNGCFEVERLETFEIEKAIAKGMSYGTTVAMTVRSIQESMVAHHFGEAIIEELFQEYGRLVDEEMAKEEIRPITFLLLLRKP; encoded by the exons ATGGATGTTGAGAAAGTCTTCCACATGACAGGAGGAGTTGGAGAAACTAGCTATTCCAGAAATTCTTCACTCCAG AAGAAGGCATCTGATATGGTGAAGCATATAATTCTGGAGACCGTGGAAGAAGTTTATCTCGCAACAAAGCCTAAAAGCATAGGCATAGCTGACTTAGGTTGTTCCTCAGGACCTAATACCTTGTCAAACCTTAAGGATATCTTGGATAAAATCGAAAGTAGCTGCCGCAAAAAGCTTGAGCAACCGGCACCGGAGTTCCGAGTTTTTCTGAACGACCTTCCGACGAATGACTTCAACGCTATTTTCCAGGCCTTGCCAGAGTTTCATCAATTGTTGAAGCAGAAAAGAAATGGTCATGAAAATGGAGGCacttcaaatatatatatagctGCTTATCCTGGCTCATTTTATGGAAGACTCTTTCCAGATCATTGCTTGCACTTTATCTATTCATCTTATAGCTTGCATTGGCTTTCCAGG GTTCCACCAGGATTATATGATGAACAGGGAAATTCCTTGAATAAAAACAGCATATACATATCCGAACATAGTCCTTCTGAGGTTTCCAAAGCTTACTTTAACCAGTTCGAGGAGGACCTCTCGTTGTTCCTCCATTCGCGGTCGGATGAGCTGGTAAGCGGAGGAAAGATGGTGCTGATTTTATTAGGCAGGGAAGGTTTTAATCACGTTGATAGAGGAAATGCTTTCTTCTGGAAAATCCTCTATCAAGCATTAAAGAATTTAACTAGTAAG GGAGAAGTGGAAAAGGAAAAGCTTGAGTCTTATGATGTACATTTTTATGCTCCATGTAAGGAAGAAATAGAAGCAGCAGTAAAGGTAAATGGGTGCTTTGAAGTGGAACGGCTAGAAACGTTTGAAATAGAGAAAGCAATTGCAAAAGGTATGAGCTACGGAACAACGGTGGCTATGACAGTTAGGTCTATCCAAGAATCAATGGTGGCTCACCATTTTGGAGAAGCAATTATTGAGGAGTTGTTTCAGGAATATGGTAGATTAGTAGATGAAGAGATGGCAAAGGAGGAAATTAGGCCAATCActttcctcctcctccttcgaAAACCGTAA